The Natrinema saccharevitans genome includes the window ATTTCACTAGTAGAGAATTCGCCATCTTGGATCTCGGTAGATCCACTGATACTAATGGTCGGTCCGCCTTCAAGTCCGACTTCAAGTCCGATAGAAACGGGACGGTTATTTTTATCTATTGTCCTAGTCGGCGCCCAATTCGATAAATACACGCTATCTTTTTTCACATTAACTCTGTTTGTAAAGGAAGTATAGGCCCAGATTTCTTGCGCCTCAGCTTTTGACCAAAGCCACATCATATAGTGATAATAGCCGTCATTATCCCGTTCTTGAGACTTATACAACATTGCAGTATTTTCCACCTTAGCGTAATCAACTCCCAGCGCATTAGTGATTGAATAATCATAATCTGCACCACCGACAGGATCCAGATTATTCACACCATCTGCTGCTTCTTGCGTCGGACGCACCTGTAGTGATTTCCCACTAATAGTTCCTGGAGCGACAGCTGTGGGAGAAATGTTTGTATCGTCGGTAGCTTCAAGAGCAACTTTGGTCATTTCATCGGGAGATTTCATGTTTTCTGGACTTAATTCGAGAGAAATACTTCCTGTCCCTGTGGGCCGTTCCTCTTTGGCTTCTTCGCCTTGATCGTCAGTATCACTGGCGGACGCCACACCGGGAAGCCCAACAGCCGTAAGACCGCAAAGCGACTTCACTACTTTTCTCCTCTTGGTTGGATTGTTTTCAACCATATATATGATAAACACATTTTTGGTATTATATTTTTCTTAATTATTATATGTGCCTATAATGATGTTTGGGCCATCTTCCCTGCCCCCGGAATAAAATATTGTATCCACCACTCCGAATTAAATTGTTACGCAACTATATGCAGAAGGGTATACTAGTTGGTGGCGCGGTACTCGCCGTGTTTGATGCCCAAAAGAGTCATTATTAATCCAAATACAATCATCGACGGCGCAACCATCATCAATACCGTGTCCGTTCCCATCGGCGTAGCGAACATGCCCCCGATACCGATCCCGATCACGACGAGAAACGCGACTGCGGTCTTTGGAAGATCGAACTCCATGTGCGAGCCTTAGGAGGGGGGCACCTAATGGTATCGGGAATCGGCAGTCCGTTCACGTCGGGTGGCGAGAAAACGAACGGTCGCTACTGCGACGGGCGAACGAGGTTCGCCAGCGCGACGACGACCCCGAAGAACCAGCCCAGCGGGAACGAGAGGCCGAGCCACATCCCCGCGTAGGCCGCCCCCTCGAGCGTGAAGTTACTCCGGAGGAACTCGTTGAGGCCGCCGACGACCAACACGTTGTCCAGCGCCCAGGCGGCGAACTCGTAGCTGGGGTCGAGGACGTACGGGTGCAGCGACGGCGTGACCAGGGCGGCGACGACCGGCGGCAGGAACAGCGCGGTCATCGCGAAGGGGTAGGCGAAGACGACCGTCGTCCCCCGGCCGCCGACCTTCGTGGCGGTCGCCGCGAGCGCGGTCGCGACCGTCGCGACGCCGCTTGCCGCCGCGACCGCAAGCACCGCCTCGAGCGGGATGTCGACCTGTTCCATGTACGACATCGCACCCCAGGCGATCGTCAGGAGACCCCAGCCGAGCAGGGCGATACCGGTGACGCCGACGATACCCAGGCGGGTCCGCGTCGAGTCGAGTTTCGCCGCGTAGTAGCGGGTCGCGAGACCGAGGACAGTAAGCGGATAGAGGAAGAGCAAGCCGACGATCCCGAGCGCGCTCCAGCCGTGATAGGCCACCTTCTGGGGAAGGCTTTCGGGTTGCCACTTGCCCATGACGGAGTGGCCGCGGCCGCGTTGCCTGGGAAAGACGATCTCCATCCAGGCTCCGTGTAACCGCTGTATGTCGGCTCTGACCGCGCCGACGAACCCACCGCCACCGCTTCGTGAGCGGGTAGACATACGCGAGCCAAAAAGCCGGTGTACCGTAAACTTTCCTGCTTTTTCTTCGCGAACGACAGGTCGATACCGGGCGGAAAAAACGCGGCCCGCGACCGCGGCCCGGATCAGTTCCAGGGCGCGAAGTCGGGATCGACCTCGCGGCTCGTCTCGTCGATGGCGTCGATCGTGTCGATGTCCTCCCGGTCGAGGTCGACGGTTAGCGAGGCCCAGTTGTCGGCGATGTGGTCCGCGCTGGTCGCCTTCGGGATCGCCGTGACGCCCTTCTCGCGGGCCCAGGCCAGACTGATCTGCGCCTCGGTGACGCCGTGTTTCTCGGCGACGTCTTGGATCTCGGGCTGGTCGAACACCTGCCCGCGGGCCAGCGGCGAGTAGCCGACGACCTCGACGTCGTAGTTCTCGCAAGCCTCCCGGATCTCCGCCTGAGGCAACAGCGGGTGGAGTTCGACCTGATTCGCGAGGATCGGCGCGTCACAGACGTCGACGGCTACCTCGAGATCCACGGGGCGGAAGTTGCTCACACCGACGTTCTCGATCAGACCCTCGTCGTACAGCTCCGAGAGGGCCGAGAGGGACCCCTCGGGATTGTACTCCCCGGAGGGCCAGTGGACGTACAGCAGGTCGACGTAGTCGACGCCGAGCCGGTCGAGGCTCGCCCGGGCCGTCTCGAGGACGTCGTCGTGGGCGAGGTTCGAGATCCAGACCTTGGTCGCGAGGAAGACCTCCTCGCGGTCGACGTCGGCGGCGGCGATCCCTTCGCCGACCGCCTCCTCGTTGTCGTAGGCCTGTGCGGTGTCGATGTGTCGATACCCCGTCTCGAGAGCCGTGCGAACGCTCTCAGCACACTGGTCGGGATCGTCGTTCTGCCAGGTACCGAGGCCGAGCATCGGCATGCCGTTCGTCGTCGGACACGTTTCGGATGCGACTGTGTCGGCGTCTTCCATGTCCGGACGATGGGGCAGCGAGCGAAAATGGGTTTGGGTTGCGGAGAGCGATTCGGGTGTCGGCCGCCGGTCGTCAGGGCGACGCCGACGAGCCCGCCCGCCCGCGCGATGCGTAGCGCTCAAGGCCGTTCCGGTCGGAGAACTCCTCGTGATACGGGACGTCACCACCGCAGTACTCGCCGATCCGTTCGTCGCGATGAACGCGATCGGACTGGTCGCGTTCGCGCTCGTCGGCGCGAGCAAGGCGATCCGCGAGGAGTACGATCTGTTCGGGATCGCGGTCGTCGGCCTCGCCACGGCCTTCGCCGGCGGCGCGACGCGCGATCTCCTCGTCAACCGCGTCCCGCTCGCACTGAGCGATCCCGCCGAGATCGGCCTCGGACTCCTCGGCGTCGCCCTGGCGATCGGACTCAGCATCGCCCTCGAGTCGCCGGACGATCACCCGGTCACGCTCGTCTCGGACGCCGTCGGCCTCGCCGCGTTCACCACCGCCGGAGCCATCGTGGCGTCCGGGGCCGGCGTCTCGAGTTTCGGCGTCGTCGTCGTCGCGACGATCAACGCCGTCGGCGGCGGCGCGATCGCCGACGTCCTGCTGG containing:
- a CDS encoding trimeric intracellular cation channel family protein gives rise to the protein MNAIGLVAFALVGASKAIREEYDLFGIAVVGLATAFAGGATRDLLVNRVPLALSDPAEIGLGLLGVALAIGLSIALESPDDHPVTLVSDAVGLAAFTTAGAIVASGAGVSSFGVVVVATINAVGGGAIADVLLDRPPFILFEDFYASCAVLGGTTYWIAATVGASGTTAAAACAAITVGTRLAAVTYGWALPTAQQFEPT
- a CDS encoding aldo/keto reductase is translated as MEDADTVASETCPTTNGMPMLGLGTWQNDDPDQCAESVRTALETGYRHIDTAQAYDNEEAVGEGIAAADVDREEVFLATKVWISNLAHDDVLETARASLDRLGVDYVDLLYVHWPSGEYNPEGSLSALSELYDEGLIENVGVSNFRPVDLEVAVDVCDAPILANQVELHPLLPQAEIREACENYDVEVVGYSPLARGQVFDQPEIQDVAEKHGVTEAQISLAWAREKGVTAIPKATSADHIADNWASLTVDLDREDIDTIDAIDETSREVDPDFAPWN
- a CDS encoding DUF7333 family protein; amino-acid sequence: MEFDLPKTAVAFLVVIGIGIGGMFATPMGTDTVLMMVAPSMIVFGLIMTLLGIKHGEYRATN